The sequence GATCCGTCCCCTGTGGAGGCACTATTTTCAAAACACCCAGGGTGAGCCAGAGCAGTATCCTTTTCAAGTTTCATTTATGCTCATTAAAGACGTGCACAGATAGAAATGTAGCCGTCTGTTCATAATCTGCATTAATTATATCCGTATGATGCAGATAAAATGGTcggggggtgcgggggggggggggggggggtgtaatccGTGATTCAAAGCACGGCGAGAAAAAAATGGATgtgaaaaagcaaaagaaagcaaaaatctAACCATTCTCATATCGCAATGCATTTAATGGCTCTCAGACGAGATGACAAGATTGTTTCATCCAgttttgttgcttttgattTACAGGCGGTCGCTGACTTACGGTGTTTTGTTGTATGCCGACTCGGTCGTAAgtcgccccatgttaaattaccataagtatattatgctgcgtcatgatacggagAATATCGGAGTGGAAAGAAACagtttcctctcggtagacgtcgtgggtgagacggcagctcgattcgctcgctcgctttccggcaTGTCgttaaaaacacctcgtaaacaagagaaaaaaaccaacaacgcaCGAGCGCGGCCgtaaagtcaaacagtcgcAAGTCGACGACCCCATGTACTACATTACCTCCTTTAGTgtggcattttcatttttttgtcaaAATTTTTGTTTCTTCGCTGGCTTCTAGTGGATGCACCGTTTGAAACGGACGAATCTATTTTCATGTGCAAATGAAGTATAAATGAGCCGAAGCAATCGGGTACTGATGCGCTCGGCGGTGGTTTGTCAGGCCATGAAACATGAGGACATGGAGAAAAGAAGGCTCTGTCCACATCCACGTGACAGCAGATCCTTCagcacatgccccccccccccccctccccacccctcCCCTGCCCCGCATATACGGCCTTCAAACTAACAGCCTCTTTACTGAACTTGAACCGAAGGGGATTTTAGCATCGTTGTTTTTAACTCCTAAAGAGAGCTCTATCCTTCAGGCCTGATCTTCGTGGTGGACAGCAACGACCGTGAGCGGGTGAATGAAGCGCGTGAGGAGCTGATGAGGATGCTGGCTGAGGATGAGCTGCGGGACGCCGTTCTCCTTGTCTTTGCCAATAAGCAGGTCTCGGGCAGCCGTCTCTTTCTATTCCTGACTCTTTCCAAACGACATCGGCGTTTAAACGGCTGGTTTGTGATTTGTGTCCAGGACTTGCCTAATGCCATGAACGCTGCGGAGATAACAGACAAGCTGGGCCTGCACTCCCTACGCCACCGTAACTGGTACATCCAGGCAACCTGCGCCACCAGCGGAGACGGGCTCTACGAGGGTCTGGACTGGCTCGCCAATCAGCTGAAGAACAAAAAGTAAAGGGCGCAGTCAGTAGAGTGGGGGGGAAGAGCTTGGGTGCCAGCTCCAGGTAGTGGTTCTAGTGGATCCATTGCGTTTACGCGGAGAGGCTGTGCTGAAAAGCTCCCCGGGGAGGACCCTCGATGGCTGCCTCCCCTGAAAtactttcatttcatctctttaTCTCGATTGATTTTATATGTTTGGATCTGCAGTGAGCATTTGAAAATATTTACCAACCAAGTGTGTCGAAGTTGACCAAAATGACTTCCGTCGTCTCgagctgaataaataaatgttgggaCGTTATGGCGTAACATTACTGCAAAGGCTTATACCAACCCTCTTTGCCTTTTTACACACAAGCGATGATGTCAGAGCAACTTCTCCTCAGATACTTTAATGTTCATGTAAATTGTAAAGAAGGTCATAGTCTTAAAGAGCAAACTTTCCTCAGATACATTTGAATTTGTGTAAATTGTAAAGAATGGCGTAATAGAATCGTGGAAGTACTAATACTGTCAGACTAGTATCACATTGTTTAAATACAGTATACTCATACAGGCTTAGATAAACAAAGATTTGTGTTTTACCACCACCAAAATCTTactgtgaattttatttcaatgtatttatttacttatttttgcaTCGTTCaataattgtttaataaaacacaaaacctgTCAACACACTGAACGATGGAAACGATTGATATTTTGTCAGCATCTATTTATTGGTTCTTTGTGGATTTAAACTTTAGTGGATTGTACGGTTTTCTTTGCCTTTATTGCACATTTTCTGGGATGGCCGCTGTGGAAATAAGAAGCCTTTACATTGCTGCGTCCCTGATCTGcatggagaccccccccccccccgaactggCTCATGGGCGTATAGGAGCTGCTGTAAATAAAGGTGTTTCATCAGTTTAGAATAGAATGGCACTTTGCTGTCATTAcgcacagtgatgcaatgaaattgcTTGCCTGGATCAGTCAGTAAGGTTTAAAACCTGCTGTCTGGTGTCAGTGAAGGGTGATAGCTTATCTGTACCAGCTCCATAGCCTAGAAAACCTGCTGCTATCGGCCTCCCCTGCTTAAGATGCTGCAGAGCAAGTGATTTACATCAGAGCTCttacatgatttattttaaaatgttatttaaaaaatacattgatgCGAGAAGCTGCACATTGCTTTTAAGTCTAATTTATCCATACCTATTAAGCCTGATATTACATGtgtttcatgtgtttctgtacaaaataaatcattgtgCATTATTGATGTACAAAATgtaatgtctgtttgtttttggcgCAGTTTTAATTTGAGTGGTTTTAATTATTTGCTGATTAGCTGGTTGTCTTTTGAGCGTTGGTACAAATCGCATCATTGAAAAACAGAATGGAGAGAATGATAGCAATGGTGCCTCATAAGGCATTTTGACACTGTACAAGAGCTGCAATAAAAGTGAACAGCCAGTTTCCTCCGACTGTGTTTGTTCATTAAAATGCATGCGTTTGGTTGGAATCACGCTGTAATAATCAATGTTATGGATTTAGTGTTCAGTTCACCAAACGGCGTTTACGTTTGACTTCCAAAATAGCCCTAATGTCAAAACGTCCCACTGTCACTTACATTTACATGAACTATAATGTAAGGTCAGAACATCCTATCAGTTACCAATCAagactaaaataaatataaattaagcTTGATTATTGAACATGTACTTCTAACTGTGGGCAGGGACGCTGCTCAGGCAGGCGGTGAGGACATCGGTCTGTGTCGTCTTTCTCCGTTGGCCTTTCTCTGACTGCTACCATCGAGAGACGTTTTGTACAATCAGGGAGTTCCCTTGTGGAATTGCTGCAGTCTGCAGAGTCATTTTGTCTGAGCCAATCATAAGTCATTGTAGACCAGAGTGTTGCTGTGTCTCCAGGGTTGTGACAGCAGTATGTGGGTCAACACTGCGCCCAGGGCCACCAGCCCCCCAGGGCACCCTGCTGgatggctacaatagtagcccCAGGGTGGATGCCATAGCTGCATGGGATTCCCACCCGTAACCGGGATGCCTTCGTCCAGGGCACAGACACACTGGCAGCAGCCTCACAATCAATTCATCATTCTCTGAAGGGAGTGGCAATCGCAAAAGGCCACAGCAGTCACCCCCACGGCTCGCCTTTGGAAGGGACCGGGCCACCGGGGCTGACACCGCAGTGGCGTCGTGAAACCGCCAGACTGCAGAAACCATGGAATCACCGGGCCTTTGTTGAAGCAACTCTTCTTGACCTCACAGCAGAGATGCCCTCCtgagaatttgtttttttttaaaacactgaGAATCTTTTATATACCGCTATagttattttctttattctgttttattgaGTGAGTATGAAAAGAAATCCCACTTGCTGCTGTTTACGTGTTCAACAGAATCAATGACTCAAGATGGGTCATTTTCAAACTGAGAAATGGGGATCTGTAACATTTTCAGTAAATGGACAAATCTCAGCGCATTGTTTCAATTAGAAGAGCTCAGGGATTTATGAGTCAATAAAGagtattgtaaaaaaaaaaaaacacagccatTGGGGGGCAGATACTGCTGAGGGAGGTCCACCTCCCACAATGCCCCTCAGCAGGTCAGATACGATGGCACTCATTCTTAAGAATgtgctccccctgctggtcggAAACCTGCTAGTGGATGGCAGTTATGAGCTCAACTTCATCCACAAACAAGAAAAGCGCTCGGAGAGCgcaacctccgccaagcacctcagtcccccgaTATTGTGATTAAGACCAAAAATGATTGCctacattttttatatatatatttttagattccttaaccaggaaaacaaacctttagcaattggattcacattgacgTCATTATTAGTTTCGaggttattcactaaaagcccacttccagtaacggtggattcttctaggtctagatccagagcttttgaggacacaacaaatccattttccCATCTTGGTACCTTAGTCCCTTGGTAAAGGatggcaaaaacagaacctcctttgttaTTGAACgtgtcaaaaaaaacaatatcgTGTTGTtgtgaaacccccccccccccccctgtccactCACTATTCAGGAATCTTTTCGGATAAAAGTCATTTTATCAAATTTAGCATGAACTTGTTGGGGTTCAGATCATGTGACAATGTTCCCATTGTGTGACAGGCTGCTCCATACGCATCAAAGAGGTGATTAACCAGTTGACAGGGCCGTGGGGACAATACGGCCCTTCACCAGAGACACAGTGCAGCCACACATGGCTGTGCATTGAGACTGGGAGACCgcagcactgctgctgctgctgcatgcagCAGCTGACAGCATGGAACCAGAGTAACTTCACATAAAGGGACGTACAGGGTGTTCACACTGGTGCATGTGTAAAAAGATCAAGTCAAGACTTAGGCTTTTGCTTGCCTTATCGTTGTAGTTCTAATCTACACACATACATGCTATCAGCTATCACTAAGTTTAAtgagtgatttatttctttatctTTTCCATGTAAGCctaattttcatttatttgtgtgtgtgagaggaaacaagaacaatttattaaTGCTTACCTATAATGAATGTAtgggtatttatttatttttggccatttGGATGCTCACTGAATTAAATGAGGCTGCAACTCTTGAAAAAAATGATGGAccagcctctgattggtggatAAATCCAGCTCCTGGCCAATCAGGAGCTTTCCCAACCTGTCATCTGGTTGGGAAAACCCAGGAAAAATAAACTGCCATTTGTTCTCCTTTTATCAGACTTCAAATTAGCGTGTCTGCACAAAGttgaaaagaagaagcagcattTCTCTCTCACCCTGATCTCCTGATATTGgagtctttttctctctctcatcttccaGATCTTGGAACCTGAATATTTTTTGGTCTGTAATATATGTTTCCATTTCCCCCACACACAATTTCTGACACACTGACTGCTTGGAGATCCAACTAAACCTGGAAGATATGATAAAACCTAATTGAAGAGATTCAACATCAACATGATCCAGTGGAAAGTGTTAATACTTTGTGTGACTTTACAATGGGGGCTTCAAACAGCATCCTCCCAAACCCATGAAGGTAGGGGAAATTACAATTCtatataaaaatactttttttgcaGGCTTGTTTTGATCATCACAACTTTGTTAAAtccactgtttgtttgtttgtttgtgtttgtttttgttccagtGGACTTCTGTTTTAACTTTTCTGGTTGAACTCAAAAGCTGATTGTCAAtcaaatagaatagaatagaatagaattgaTACTGTCTAACCTTGTAAAGGGTTTAGTTTAACTTATCCTCATTTTTCCTTTGTTTCAGATCACATCTCCTTGAGAGCttttttactgttacaactcGCCTCTTATCTGAGTCCTTGGTGCACCATTATATGACTGGTGTATATACTTCTAGGGATGAATGGAAGTAGCACTGTCGCCATAGTGGAGACAAATTGCCTCCATGGCATTTAGCCATGCTGTAAAATGTTACTCTGCAgacttctgcttttattttagtaCTTGATGCAGCATGCAACTCTCAGATAAGATGCAAGTTCAGGTTATAGTCATTCAAAGTGGGGTTTTTTTACGCATAAAGCTATAGGTTATGCTGCAGCTGTCTGTCCAATTTTTTCTACCACATACTAAAAATTGCTACTTTTCGTGCAGCTCAAAGATTCTTGTTTTTACATGGGCAGGCAACGGGATGCAAGCTGACTGATGCAGGTGGCTAATTTTTGCACACCAAAAAGTAGCGCCACATTTTTCTGCTTGAGATGGCGCGTCTCCTTCATTCATGATGTTTTTCTTCCTTGTACCACAATAGCCTACTTATACATGTCCTATTGTCCGCTGGTATGATCTCAGCATCGCAGAcccctctgacacacacatgcacacacacacaggaagcactGTCACTGCATTGCTGTTCACTCACTGAGACACACTGTCCACATTTATAGCTTTATCACAAGGAGGCATTTTGTCTGGAGAAAAGCTCTGCTCTCCATGACCCTTGGCCTCCCTTCCCTC is a genomic window of Brachionichthys hirsutus isolate HB-005 chromosome 2, CSIRO-AGI_Bhir_v1, whole genome shotgun sequence containing:
- the arf3a gene encoding ADP-ribosylation factor 3a, with amino-acid sequence MGNIFGNLLKSLIGKKEMRILMVGLDAAGKTTILYKLKLGEIVTTIPTIGFNVETVEYKNISFTVWDVGGQDKIRPLWRHYFQNTQGLIFVVDSNDRERVNEAREELMRMLAEDELRDAVLLVFANKQDLPNAMNAAEITDKLGLHSLRHRNWYIQATCATSGDGLYEGLDWLANQLKNKK